In Oryza sativa Japonica Group chromosome 3, ASM3414082v1, one DNA window encodes the following:
- the LOC4334139 gene encoding uncharacterized protein encodes MSWGRFHRAPFPSGIPAMTRCSRHQPPAPPTVVVIDEDDDDLGDGPSDEEVFIIDGDAAKGRASSGCKTKRGNSSCSNVINLDDDDEEEEEGGGGDRAGPSSAGAAAGSPAVTTPGRVSPRNRYGLDYVSDSYESDSSEGHSDGDDGSDCEILDDASGSARKQWEKAASRKSMPQGFRKSTSTSSAESSTQPDESEENDAECDINEYIRKYFSEDVLKKGGPISTSGANAKPSVPDAHDCSKGNASNANEAEDCNATSRIDPDPACNDEATHSQNGSVPEKTAERSQSPHIDETFEPEQCTDYSFVSANRVFPACSSANWKDQSPTFVSTPEKLDEKLSDGTYARKDETLIDAHNKSTTKNKEMCPEPDNGSLDGRLTEDPPLSSRCDCSKQSEKKSAHLDANCCASAASSNKNPSANVILGGCMPPQKDLVDGPEKSGQPAVAQVAADIQDGLIGAREKHKESDEYKRAQEEEWASRQRQLRIQAEEAQRLRKRKKAEAMRLLDMEKRQKQRLEEVRESQRKNEADIQLKEKYRGVVRLELESMERRYIDMASILRALGIAAEGGEVKAAYKQALLKFHPDRVSRSDMYQQVKAEETFKFISRLKEKMLRV; translated from the exons ATGTCGTGGGGGCGATTCCACCGCGCGCCGTTCCCGTCGGGGATCCCGGCGATGACGAGGTGCTCCAGGCACCAGCCCCCCGCGCCGCCCACCGTGGTGGTGAtcgatgaagacgacgacgacctagGCGACGGCCCCTCCGATGAGGAGGTCTTCATAATCGATGGTGATGCGGCGAAAGGCCGCGCGTCTTCTGGGTGCAAGACTAAGAGAGGGAACAGCTCGTGTAGTAATGTGATTAActtagatgatgatgatgaggaggaggaggagggtggtggtggtgatagGGCAGGACCCAGCTCTGCCGGTGCTGCCGCTGGTTCTCCAGCAGTGACGACGCCCGGCCGTGTCTCCCCGAGAAACAGATATGGACTGGATTATGTTTCTGACAGTTATGAGAGTGATTCGTCTGAAGGACACTCCGACGGAGATGATGGCTCGGATTGTGAGATTCTTGATGACGCCTCTGGGTCAGCTCGCAAACAGTGGGAGAAGGCTGCTTCGAGGAAAAGCATGCCTCAAGGTTTCCGGAAGAGTACATCCACATCAAGTGCCGAGTCAAGTACACAGCCAGATGAAAGTGAGGAGAATGATGCAGAATGCGATATAAATGAGTACATCAGGAAGTATTTTAGTGAAGATGTATTGAAGAAAGGTGGACCAATCAGTACAAGCGGTGCAAATGCTAAACCTTCAGTTCCAGATGCCCATGATTGTTCAAAGGGCAATGCTTCCAATGCAAATGAAGCTGAAGACTGCAATGCCACCTCCAGAATTGATCCTGACCCAGCTTGTAATGACGAAGCAACTCATTCCCAAAATGGTTCTGTGCCTGAAAAAACTGCAGAAAGAAGTCAATCTCCACACATAGATGAAACCTTTGAACCTGAACAATGTACAGACTACAGCTTTGTCTCTGCCAACAGGGTTTTTCCTGCATGCTCCTCAGCAAATTGGAAGGATCAAAGTCCTACATTTGTCAGTACTCCTGAAAAGCTGGATGAAAAGTTATCTGATGGCACATATGCACGGAAGGATGAAACACTAATAGATGCTCACAATAAAAGTACCACAAAGAACAAAGAGATGTGTCCTGAACCAGATAATGGTTCTCTCGATGGTCGACTAACAGAAGATCCACCTCTTTCTAGCAGATGCGACTGCTCAAAGCAATCCGAGAAAAAATCGGCACATTTAGATGCAAACTGTTGTGCATCTGCTGCTTCCTCCAATAAGAATCCTTCTGCAAATGTCATATTGGGAGGTTGCATGCCACCTCAGAAGGATTTAGTTGATGGTCCAGAAAAATCAGGCCAACCTGCCGTGGCTCAGGTTGCTGCAGACATTCAGGATGGTCTAATCGGTGCACGTGAAAAGCACAAAGAATCCGATGAGTACAAACGGGCACAGGAGGAGGAGTGGGCATCCAGACAGCGTCAACTGCGAATACAG GCTGAGGAGGCACAGAGGttgcgaaaaagaaaaaaggctgAAGCAATGCGATTACTTGACATGGAGAAGAGACAAAAACAAAGATTAGAAGAAGTCCGTGAATCACAGCGAAAG AATGAAGCGGATATACAACTAAAAGAAAAATACCGAGGGGTGGTGAGATTGGAGCTCGAAAGTATGGAAAGAAGATACATTGATATGGCTTCTATATTGCGTGCATTAGGCATTGCTGCTGAAGGTGGTGAG GTTAAAGCTGCTTACAAGCAAGCTCTTTTGAAATTCCATCCGGACAGAGTATCAAGAAGTGATATGTATCAACAGGTCAAAGCAGAGGAGACATTCAAGTTCATTTCACGCCTGAAAGAGAAGATGCTTCGAGTTTAA